A genomic segment from Thermococcus sp. encodes:
- a CDS encoding bifunctional aspartate transaminase/aspartate 4-decarboxylase encodes MVGYGVNEDVLKNLKKLDELSPFEFKDLLIKLAGRNSDKIMLNAGRGNPNFLALEPRHAYLQLGKFALSESERHFGYMGELIGGHCEEEGIEARFEIFTRNHWRERGTKFLNSAVSYVRDYLGLSAGEFLCEMVQGYLGCDYPSPPRMLPLAEQIVKRYLMKEMGAGYDLGYSIVDETQLFAVEGGTGAMAYLFESFKANRILNPGDKIAIAVPIFSPYLEIPKLDQYQLEIVEVKADPESGYQIPDEELDKLRNPEIKAFFLVNPGNPTAVKLEEETLKGMREIVKKARKDLIIITDDVYATFAEDFKSVYSILPHNTILVYSFSKYFGATGWRLGVIALHRDNVVDRLIANLPEETKAELDKRYETITPNPRELKFMDRLVADSRNVALRHTAGLSTPQQVQMVLFALYGLMDEEEHYKNAVRRILRRRYRALYRGIGLKPHENSDCTYYYTLIDMEELSERLYGKEFSKWFMKNFPPEEFMIRLAKEAGVVLLPGRGFEVPHPSARISLANLREVDYLTIGGTIRRILDEYYEEFVKRKGEE; translated from the coding sequence ATGGTGGGGTACGGTGTAAACGAGGACGTTCTCAAGAACCTGAAAAAGCTTGATGAGCTCAGCCCCTTCGAGTTCAAAGACCTGCTCATAAAACTCGCAGGGAGAAACTCCGATAAGATAATGCTAAACGCCGGCAGGGGAAACCCCAACTTCCTGGCCTTGGAGCCAAGGCATGCTTACCTCCAGCTCGGCAAGTTCGCCCTGAGCGAGTCGGAAAGGCACTTCGGTTATATGGGGGAGCTCATAGGTGGCCACTGTGAAGAGGAAGGAATAGAGGCACGCTTTGAGATATTCACCCGGAATCACTGGAGAGAGCGGGGCACTAAATTCCTGAACTCTGCGGTGAGCTATGTGAGGGATTATCTTGGCCTTTCGGCCGGTGAGTTCCTTTGCGAGATGGTTCAGGGTTACCTTGGATGTGATTATCCGTCTCCGCCGAGGATGTTACCATTGGCGGAGCAAATCGTGAAGAGGTACCTCATGAAGGAGATGGGGGCAGGCTATGACCTGGGCTACTCTATAGTTGATGAAACCCAGCTTTTCGCGGTTGAAGGTGGAACTGGGGCGATGGCGTATCTCTTTGAGTCCTTCAAGGCCAACCGTATCCTCAACCCGGGTGATAAAATAGCCATAGCGGTTCCGATATTCAGCCCCTACCTTGAGATACCAAAGCTTGACCAGTATCAGCTTGAGATCGTGGAGGTTAAGGCCGATCCCGAGTCGGGTTATCAAATACCTGACGAGGAGCTTGACAAGCTGAGAAACCCGGAAATAAAGGCATTCTTCCTCGTTAACCCCGGAAACCCAACGGCTGTGAAGCTTGAGGAAGAAACCCTCAAGGGGATGAGGGAGATAGTTAAAAAGGCGAGGAAAGACCTCATCATAATAACCGACGACGTTTATGCCACGTTTGCTGAAGACTTCAAGTCAGTCTACTCCATCCTGCCCCACAACACGATACTGGTGTACTCCTTCTCCAAGTACTTTGGGGCGACGGGCTGGAGGCTCGGCGTCATAGCACTCCACAGGGATAACGTCGTCGATAGGTTAATAGCAAACCTTCCTGAGGAGACAAAGGCTGAGCTGGACAAGAGATACGAAACCATAACCCCCAACCCGAGAGAGTTAAAGTTCATGGACAGGCTCGTCGCGGACAGCAGAAACGTGGCTCTGAGGCACACCGCTGGCCTGTCAACACCACAGCAGGTTCAGATGGTTCTCTTCGCACTCTACGGCCTGATGGATGAGGAGGAACACTATAAGAACGCCGTGAGGAGAATTTTAAGACGCCGCTACAGAGCCCTCTACCGCGGCATTGGCCTCAAACCCCACGAGAATTCAGACTGTACCTACTATTATACGCTCATTGACATGGAGGAGCTTAGCGAGAGACTCTATGGAAAAGAGTTCTCGAAGTGGTTTATGAAAAACTTCCCGCCCGAGGAGTTTATGATAAGGCTCGCAAAGGAGGCGGGGGTTGTCCTACTGCCGGGTAGGGGCTTCGAGGTTCCGCATCCCTCGGCGAGGATCTCGCTGGCGAACCTGAGGGAGGTTGACTATCTCACTATAGGGGGGACGATAAGAAGGATCCTCGACGAGTACTACGAGGAGTTCGTGAAGAGGAAGGGGGAGGAATGA
- the pruA gene encoding L-glutamate gamma-semialdehyde dehydrogenase encodes MRQVHTREKLKRELKRIRENVEEIPLIIGGKKVKTSETVEVRCPHDHDIVLARAHLAGEDELKEAIEAALSAWEEWSELEWYHRVEIFRKAADLLAGKHRIRNVAAIMMNLSKNSYEAEIDLAELVDFWRFNAHYLRWLYEQQPDQAPGEMNRIDWRPLEGFVVAITPFNFYSIGGNLPTAPAMAGNVVLWKPSRSVIFANFEIMKILIEAGLPEGIVNFVPFPSELSDIVFSHPDFAGLHFTGSYETLLKLWRKIADNLPVYRNFPRIVGEIGGKDFVFAHSSANAEALVANLIRGAFEAQGQKCSAVSRAYIPESLWGQIKEGLLRELPRLKTGPVDDLESFMGAVVDGSAFKKAVSYIEYARSHPEEYEIIYGGKYDSSRGWFIEPTVVLTKNPTGKLMTEEIFAPVLTVYVYPDREFKETLRLCAKTSPYGLTGSVFARDRSAIALAERILRYSAGNFYINDKPTGAVVGRQPFGGGRCSGTNDKAGFWLNVLRWTNPRTIKETTVPAEDWKRPFQP; translated from the coding sequence ATGCGCCAGGTACATACGAGAGAGAAGCTCAAGAGGGAACTCAAGAGGATAAGGGAAAATGTGGAAGAGATACCACTCATTATAGGGGGCAAGAAGGTAAAAACGAGCGAAACAGTTGAAGTAAGGTGCCCCCACGACCACGACATCGTGCTTGCAAGAGCCCATCTTGCTGGGGAAGATGAACTGAAAGAGGCTATAGAGGCCGCTCTCTCCGCGTGGGAGGAGTGGTCGGAGCTCGAATGGTACCACAGGGTTGAGATATTCAGAAAGGCCGCCGATCTCCTGGCTGGGAAGCACAGGATTAGGAATGTAGCAGCAATCATGATGAACCTCTCCAAGAACTCCTATGAAGCCGAGATAGACCTCGCAGAGCTCGTAGATTTCTGGCGCTTCAACGCTCACTATCTCAGGTGGCTCTACGAGCAGCAGCCGGACCAGGCTCCTGGGGAGATGAATAGGATTGATTGGAGGCCGCTCGAGGGGTTCGTCGTGGCGATAACTCCCTTCAACTTCTACTCTATAGGAGGCAACTTGCCGACGGCCCCCGCCATGGCAGGGAACGTTGTACTCTGGAAGCCTTCCCGTTCGGTTATCTTCGCCAACTTCGAGATAATGAAAATTCTCATTGAGGCCGGACTTCCGGAGGGTATTGTGAACTTTGTCCCCTTCCCGAGTGAGCTTTCTGACATCGTGTTCTCCCACCCAGACTTTGCAGGTTTGCACTTCACAGGGAGCTACGAAACCTTGCTGAAGCTCTGGAGGAAAATAGCGGACAACCTCCCAGTGTACAGGAACTTCCCGAGGATAGTCGGCGAGATCGGCGGTAAGGACTTTGTCTTCGCCCACAGCTCGGCTAATGCCGAGGCTCTCGTCGCAAACCTCATCCGTGGCGCCTTCGAGGCGCAGGGCCAGAAGTGCTCGGCTGTGTCGAGGGCATACATCCCGGAGAGCCTCTGGGGGCAGATAAAGGAAGGGCTCCTCAGGGAGCTCCCGCGGCTGAAGACCGGCCCAGTTGACGACCTTGAGAGTTTCATGGGGGCTGTGGTTGACGGGAGCGCCTTCAAGAAGGCTGTCTCCTACATCGAGTATGCTCGGTCGCATCCCGAAGAATACGAGATTATATACGGAGGGAAATATGATTCCTCAAGGGGCTGGTTCATAGAGCCAACCGTCGTGCTGACGAAGAACCCAACGGGGAAGCTGATGACGGAGGAAATATTCGCCCCTGTGCTCACGGTTTATGTCTATCCGGACAGGGAGTTCAAGGAAACCTTAAGACTCTGCGCCAAGACCTCCCCCTACGGCCTGACAGGCTCGGTGTTCGCGAGGGATAGGAGTGCCATAGCCCTCGCGGAGAGGATTCTCCGCTACTCCGCTGGGAACTTCTACATCAACGATAAGCCTACCGGTGCCGTGGTGGGAAGACAACCCTTTGGAGGAGGAAGGTGCTCCGGAACGAACGACAAGGCAGGCTTCTGGCTCAACGTCCTCCGCTGGACCAACCCGAGGACGATAAAAGAAACAACCGTCCCGGCAGAGGACTGGAAGAGACCCTTCCAGCCCTGA
- a CDS encoding class I SAM-dependent methyltransferase: MPKTEPFERHRDRYENWFKRHSYAYLSELEVVKRLLPKEGKGAEIGVGTGRFASPLGIKLGVEPSRAMAEIARKRGIEVIEGTAEALPFPNESMDYLLMVTTICFVDDPERALREAYRVLKPGGALIIGFVDRNSHIGKHYEEHREESLFYRDARFFSTEELLELLRKAGFREFKMVQTLFHRLDKVKEVEPVKPGYGEGSFVVIKAVK, translated from the coding sequence ATGCCCAAGACGGAGCCCTTTGAAAGACACAGGGACAGGTACGAGAACTGGTTCAAGAGGCACTCCTACGCGTACCTTTCGGAGCTTGAGGTGGTCAAGAGACTCCTACCGAAGGAGGGAAAAGGGGCTGAAATTGGCGTTGGAACTGGAAGGTTCGCTTCACCCCTTGGAATAAAGCTCGGGGTTGAACCTTCAAGGGCAATGGCTGAGATCGCTAGGAAAAGGGGAATTGAGGTTATCGAGGGCACTGCTGAGGCCCTTCCCTTCCCAAACGAGAGCATGGACTACCTCCTGATGGTTACCACAATTTGCTTCGTCGACGACCCAGAAAGGGCACTGCGCGAGGCCTACCGCGTCCTGAAGCCAGGAGGGGCTTTGATAATAGGCTTTGTCGATAGAAATAGTCACATCGGGAAGCACTACGAGGAACACAGGGAGGAGAGCCTCTTCTACCGCGACGCAAGGTTCTTCTCGACGGAGGAGCTCCTCGAACTGCTCAGGAAAGCTGGTTTCAGGGAGTTCAAGATGGTACAGACCCTCTTCCACAGGCTCGATAAAGTGAAAGAGGTCGAACCCGTCAAGCCAGGCTACGGTGAGGGGAGCTTCGTAGTCATAAAGGCCGTGAAATAG